DNA from Gemmatimonadota bacterium:
CGTTACGGTCAATGCCGATCAGCACGACCTCGTACCGGTCCCGGTCGATGGCGTCGACGATATTCCGCGCCGACTGCAACGAGACCTGGTGTTCCGCCGACCGCCCCCCGCACAGGATGCCTACCCTGATCTTCTTCATGCCGTCTTCACTTTCTGCACGGCCTACATGAGATATTCGCAGACGCTGTCGGCCAGGGCGAGACCTCTCCGGGTCAGGCAGAGCCGCGATCCGCGTTTCGCGAGCAACCCCTCGCCGGCCAGGGCATGGATGGCCGGATCCCGGTCGTCCATGGCGTCGTCCCCGTAGCGGTCCCGAAACAACCGGGTATCCAGGCCATCGACGGATCTCAGGCTCAGCAGGATATACTCGTGTATACGTTCGTCCACCGAAAGCGTTTCATCCATGTCGGTGGCTTCTCCCCGCACATCCATGGCACGCAGGTAGTCGGCGAGGCCGCGCGCATTGGCCAGTCTCCGTCCGTCCATGCGCGTGTGGGCCGACGGCCCGAGCCCCAGGTAATCGCCGCCCTTCCAGCAGGATACGTTGTGCCTGCAAGCAAATCCCGGTTTCGCCAGGTTGGAGATCTCATAATGCCGGAAGCCGGCGTCGGTGAGCCGGTCCAGGGCCTGGAAGTACAGGGCCGTGTGCCGCCCTTCGTCCGGCAGGTCCAGCGCCCCCTGTTCCGCCAGCCGGGCGTATTCCGTCCCCGGCTCGATGGTCAGGCCGTAGACCGAACAGTGCTCGGGATCCAGGGAAACCGCCCGTTCCAGCGTATCCGCCCAGTCCGCCGCCGTCTGGCCGGGCACGCCGAACATGAGATCGAGATTGACGTTCCGGAAACCGGCTGCCCTGGCGGACGCGAACGCCTTTTCGGCCCGGTCCGCCGTATGGCGACGACCGAGTTTCAACAGGATTTGCAGGGAGAAGGACTGGACGCCGATGGAGATCCGGTCGACTCCGAGTCCGCGAAGCCGCTTCAGCTTGGGGATGCTGACCGTTTCCGGGTTCGCTTCCACCGTGATTTCGGCGTGGGAGGCGATCCGGAATCGATCATGGATCGTCTGGAAGACGCGGTCCAGCTGGCGGTCCGTGAGGCAGGTGGGCGTGCCGCCCCCCAGGAAGACCGTGTCGAAGACGCCGTCGGCCCAGGGTAATTCGCGGCCGCGCCGCTCCGCCTCGGTGTCCAGGGCGCCCAGTAACTCATCCACCCGGCCGCCTTTGAGCAATTCAAAGGAGAAATCGCAGTATGGACAGGCGTGGCTGCAGAAGGGTATATGAACGTAGAGGCCGGCCAATGCGTGTGCGCCCCGATCTACATGACGATTCTTCCGATGCGGTTCCAGCGGACCCGCCACGGAACATGCACGATGTTGTACCCCAGTACGTAGACCAGCGAGGCGACGCTTTCCAGGGGCCTGGACGACTGCCACACCAGTTCGGGGTCCTCCCGGTGGCGTTCCCAGGACCAGTAGATGATGAAGGCGTTGCCCACCACGTCCTCCCGGTCCACGAATCCCCAGTACCTGCTGTCGGAACTGTAGTCCCGGTTGTCGCCCATGACGAACAGGGCGTCCGCCGGGACGATCTTGGGCCCCCAGTTGTCCCGCGTGCTTCGGGTCGCCGCCCTGACCGACGGGTCATCGAACTTGACCTGCGGCGGATTCTCCACCATCACGTCGTCCACGTATACGCGCTTGTCCCGGATTTCCACCTTCTGGCCGGAGACGGCGATACATCGTTTGATGAACATCTGCGCCGGGTTGCGGGGATAGGGAAACACCAGGATATCGCCGGGTTCGGGATCGCGCCAGGCAGGCATGCGTATATCGGTGAACGGAATGCCGGGACCGTAGATGAACTTGTTGACCAGCAGGAAGTCCCCCACCTGGAGGGTGGCCTCCATGGACTCCGACGGTATGCGAAACGCCTGGACGACCTCCGCCCGTATGAAGAGGAAGAGCAGTACGGTGAACAGCAGGATTTCCACGTACTCTCTGAGCAGCGACTTGTTTCTTGCCAAGGATTGAAATCCTCCAGGGACCGGGGCGTCCCGGTCCGGACGTTCAGCCGCCCACTGCCGCGCCTTCGCCCCGTATATCCAGTACCGCCAGGAAGGCTTCCTGCGGCACTTCGACGTTTCCCACCTGCTTCATGCGCCGCTTGCCCTCCTTCTGCCGTTCCAGGAGCTTGCGCTTCCGCGTGATGTCGCCGCCGTAGCACTTGGCCGTGACGTTCTTGCGCAGGGGACGGATCGACTCCCGCGCGATGACCCTGCCGCCGATGGCGGCCTGGACGGCGACCTCGAACATCTGCCGCGGTATGATCTTGCGCAACCGCTGGCACAGCTCGCGGCCCCACTCGTAGGCCTTGTCCTTGTGGATGATGATGGACAGGGCATCCACCAGGTCGCCGTTGAGCAGCAGGTTCAGCCTGACCAGGGGCGAGGCGCGGTACTCCAGGAAGTCGTAGTCGAAGGAGGCGTATCCGCGGCTGATCGATTTCAACCGGTCGTAGAAGTCGAAGACGATCTCCGACAGCGGCAGTTCGTACTGCAGGGCGACCCGGGTTGGATCGAGGTATTCCATGGCCTTGTAGATGCCCCGGCGGTCCCGGGTCAGTTTCATGATGTTTCCGATGTAGTCGTGCGGGACGACGATCTGGGCCTGGATGAACGGCTCTTCCACGGCGTCGATGTACGCGGCATCGGGCATGTCGGCCGGGTTGTCCACCTTGAGCACCTCGCCGGCCGTGGTCGTGATCCGGTACTCTACGCTGGGCATAGTGGCCAGGATCGTCAGCCCGTACTCCCGTTCGAGGCGCTCCTGCACGACTTCCATGTGGAGCAGCCCGAGGAATCCGCAGCGAAAGCCGAATCCAAGGGCCACCGACGTCTCGGGTTCATACACCAGGGCGGCGTCGTTCAACTGGTACTTCTCGAGGGCCTCCTTCAACGGTTCGTAATCTTCCGAAGTCGCCGGGTAGAGTCCGCTGAACACCATGGACTTGGCCTCCCGGTAACCGGGCAGCGGTTCGTCGCAGGGCCGGACGGCGTCGGTGACCGTGTCGCCCACGCTGGCGTCGGCCACGTTGCGGATATTTCCGATCAGATAGCCCACCTCTCCGGCCGTGAGCGCATCCACGGGCGCCTTGTCAAAACGGAGCACGCCGGTCTCGGCGACCTCGAACCGCTTGCCGTTGGAGCACATCATGATGTGCATGCCCGGCTTTATTTCGCCGCTCACGACGCGTACGTAGGGCACCGCGCCACGGTACTGATCGAAGATCGAATCGAAGATGAGAGCCCGCAAGGGACCGTCGTCGGGTTCCGGGGGCGGGATACGGTCCAGGATGGCCTCCAGCACCGCTTCGACCCCGATTCCGTCTCTCGCGCTGGTCAGTACCACGTCTTCGGGGTAGACGCCCAGCAGATCCACGATCTGGCCCGTCACGACATCGACCCGCGCGTTGGGCAGATCGATCTTGTTGATGACCGGGATGATGGTGAGGTCGTTCTCCAGGGCCAGGTACAGATTGCTGATCGTCTGCGCCTCGATGCCCTGTACGGCGTCCACGATCAGGAGCGCGCCTTCACAGGCCGCGAGGCTCCGGGAAACCTCGTAGGAAAAATCGACGTGTCCGGGGGTATCGATCAGATTCA
Protein-coding regions in this window:
- the hemW gene encoding radical SAM family heme chaperone HemW, whose translation is MGIRGPGGRGGQRLHHLLVLGTPPGGPRTGVAVVQAPGKRRLAGLRTGVQHRACSVAGPLEPHRKNRHVDRGAHALAGLYVHIPFCSHACPYCDFSFELLKGGRVDELLGALDTEAERRGRELPWADGVFDTVFLGGGTPTCLTDRQLDRVFQTIHDRFRIASHAEITVEANPETVSIPKLKRLRGLGVDRISIGVQSFSLQILLKLGRRHTADRAEKAFASARAAGFRNVNLDLMFGVPGQTAADWADTLERAVSLDPEHCSVYGLTIEPGTEYARLAEQGALDLPDEGRHTALYFQALDRLTDAGFRHYEISNLAKPGFACRHNVSCWKGGDYLGLGPSAHTRMDGRRLANARGLADYLRAMDVRGEATDMDETLSVDERIHEYILLSLRSVDGLDTRLFRDRYGDDAMDDRDPAIHALAGEGLLAKRGSRLCLTRRGLALADSVCEYLM
- the lepB gene encoding signal peptidase I; protein product: MARNKSLLREYVEILLFTVLLFLFIRAEVVQAFRIPSESMEATLQVGDFLLVNKFIYGPGIPFTDIRMPAWRDPEPGDILVFPYPRNPAQMFIKRCIAVSGQKVEIRDKRVYVDDVMVENPPQVKFDDPSVRAATRSTRDNWGPKIVPADALFVMGDNRDYSSDSRYWGFVDREDVVGNAFIIYWSWERHREDPELVWQSSRPLESVASLVYVLGYNIVHVPWRVRWNRIGRIVM
- the lepA gene encoding elongation factor 4, whose protein sequence is MSTEHIRNFSIIAHIDHGKSTLADRLLEMTGTVSPLKMRAQMLDNLDLERERGITIKAHAIRMSYDAPDGRSFALNLIDTPGHVDFSYEVSRSLAACEGALLIVDAVQGIEAQTISNLYLALENDLTIIPVINKIDLPNARVDVVTGQIVDLLGVYPEDVVLTSARDGIGVEAVLEAILDRIPPPEPDDGPLRALIFDSIFDQYRGAVPYVRVVSGEIKPGMHIMMCSNGKRFEVAETGVLRFDKAPVDALTAGEVGYLIGNIRNVADASVGDTVTDAVRPCDEPLPGYREAKSMVFSGLYPATSEDYEPLKEALEKYQLNDAALVYEPETSVALGFGFRCGFLGLLHMEVVQERLEREYGLTILATMPSVEYRITTTAGEVLKVDNPADMPDAAYIDAVEEPFIQAQIVVPHDYIGNIMKLTRDRRGIYKAMEYLDPTRVALQYELPLSEIVFDFYDRLKSISRGYASFDYDFLEYRASPLVRLNLLLNGDLVDALSIIIHKDKAYEWGRELCQRLRKIIPRQMFEVAVQAAIGGRVIARESIRPLRKNVTAKCYGGDITRKRKLLERQKEGKRRMKQVGNVEVPQEAFLAVLDIRGEGAAVGG